The Streptomyces cathayae DNA segment CCGTGCTGGAGGGCCTCGACCGCATCAACACCGCACTCGACCTGGCGACCGCCCAGTGCCACTCCGAGATGCTCACGGTGCAGCCGAGCGGCCACCGCCGCCCCGAGAACCGGCTTCTGGAAGCACTGGAACGGGACAGGCCGTTGATCGAACGCGGAGTGCGGATACGAACGCTCTACCAGCACACCGCCCGGTTCAGTCCGGACCGGCTCGCCTACGTCGACCACTTCACCGACGGCAAGGTGGAGTACCGCACCATCGACGAACTCGTCGAACGGCTCGTCATCTGTGACGAGACCGTCGCCTTCATCCCCATCAGCGAGGACCGGCAAGTGGCCCTGGAACTCCGCCACCCCGGGCTGGTCCGCTATCTGGTCAAGGTCTTCGAGTTCATGTGGAACCGAGCCGTCCCGCTCAGTGCCGGTGCTCCCTATGAGACCGCCCCCGACGGCATCACCGAGATCCAGCATTCCATAGCGAAACTGCTCGTCGAGGGCCACGTCGACGAGGCGATCGCACGCCGTCTCGGCATGAATGTACGCACCTGCCGTGCCCACATAGCCAAGCTGGCCTCCGCCCTCGGGAGCGGTAGCCGGGCCCAACTCGGTTACCTGATCGCCCAGTCGGGGATTCTCAACCAAAACCAGTGAAGCCCAGGAGGTGCAAGCCCGGCGTGACTGCATGCACGCGTGATCACGAAGCGGAGGAACTGTGCGACTCGGGCGCCGAACTGTACGCCCGGGCACTACGTGACGGTCCGCTGCCCGCCGAAGAGGCTCGCGAGACGCCCTGCCCGGTCGACACCGGGCTGCTCCGCCCCTCCCTTGACGACCCCGGCCGGCTGGTGCCCGTCCCGCCGACGGTCGCCCTGCACCGACTGCTGCGATTTTCCGGAGAACGCGTCGCGGCCCAGCGGCGGCGGGAAGAACGGCTGACCGAGGTCTTCCAGCAGCTCATACGGATCGGTGAACCGTGCGCGGAGGAGACGGGAGCTCCCACGCTCAGTGTTCTCAACGGCCAGGAGCGGATCAACGGCGCCGTCGCCGAGGCGCTGGGGGAAGGGACGACGGAGCTCCTCTGCATACAGCCCCACATCCATTACCACACGTCCGAGGACGCGAGAACGGCTCAGGCCGCGGCCATGGTTCGTGACCAGGAGTTCCTCGACCGCGGCGGCAGGATCCGCGTGCTCTACCCGCATACGCAGCGGCACATACCCCTGGTCGTCGCCCGTTACGAGCAGTTGAAGGGCGACGCTCAGGCACGCACCCTGGACGAGGTCGCCGGCCGCCTGATCATCATCGACGGGACGGTCGCCTACATCCCCGGTGACCGAGAAGCAGAACGCAGCGTCGCGTTGGAGATCCGGCACCCGGCCGTCATCACCTATCTGGTCAACATGTTCGACCGCTTCTGGCGACTGGCGACCCCCATGCACCCCCGAGCCGTCCAGCCGCCGTCCCTCAACGGCATCACCGCCCGCCAGCGGGCGATCGCCCGCTTCCTCGTCGAAGGCCACACGGATGCCGTCATCGCCGACCGCCTCGGCATGAACGTCCGCACCGCCCGTGTCCACATCGCCAAGCTCGCCTCGACGCTGGGCAGTCGGAGCCGGGCGCAGCTGGGCTATCTCATCGGGCAGTCCGGAATTCTCGACCGGGCAGAGTGACCGCCGGCCCCCGCGCCCCGTCCAGGCCCGCCTGCGCGATCCGCACCCCCAGCTGCGTACGGCTCGCCGCGCCCAGCGTCTCCGAGAGACGGGCGATGTGCGCCCGGCAGGTGCGCACGCTGATGCCGAGGCGTTCCGCTATCACCGCGTCCTGGTGGCCCTCCGCCAGCAGCGCCGCGATGGACCGCTCCCGGTGCGAGATGCCCTCGATGCCGGTGTCGGGCAGCGGGGCGGTCAGCGGGATGGCGAGGCGCCACAGGCGCTCGAAGACCGTGCCCAGGTACTCCACCAGCGCCGGGTGGCGCAGCTCCAGCGCCATGGTGCGCTCGGAGTTGGCGGGGATGAAGGCGACCGTGCGGTCGAACAGGATCAGCCTCTCGGTCACCTCGTCCAGGGTCCGCGCCTCCACCGCGTCGCCCATCAGCTCCAGGTAGGTGTGCAGGCCCTGGCCGTGCCGGGCCACATGCGTGTAGAGGTCCCGCATCCGCACCCCCCGCCCGCGCAGCGCCGTCGCCCGGTGCAGGCCCTCCGACAGCTCCGCCTCACGCCGGATACCGCCCGGCTGGACGGTGAGCACCTCGGTGGTGCACGCCTGCGTCGCCTCGTCCATCGCGGCCTGGATGCGGGCCAGCCCGTCCAGCACCCGGATCGCCGGGCCCTCCCTGGCCGAGGGGGAGGCGGGCGGCTGGGGGCCGAGGCCGGTGTACCACTCGAACGCCGCGACGACCGAGCCCACCCGGCGCCGGCTCGCGCTGACCTCCTCGTACATCCCGCGCAGCAGCCGCGTCATGACCTCCTGCGGGGCGGTCGGCACCAGCCAGTCCATGTCGTCCGGGTCCGGGTGCAGCAGGGCGAGTTCCAGCAGACAGGGCACCGGCGCCGCGTCCCGGCGCGGCACCCGGCCGCGCCGTACGGCCCGGGAGTACACGCGGTCCCCGGAGTCGCACAGCCGGTCAGCACCGTGCGGATGCTCGTCCGTCCCGCGCCCGGCCATCGCCCCGTCCCACCCCCTGGTCCGCCACTTTCCGATGCGCCACTATGCGCGGCCGCACCCGGCTCCGCAACACGGCTCGGTCACACGGACACCCCTTTTCAGGATTTTAATCACCGTATATCAACCCCCACTGAATGCCTCATTGCAACAAGATGAGGGTGGCGTCCGGGCACGTGGTGGTGCGATGGTCGATGATCACTCAGGGATTCCGTCGGGTACCTGGCGCCGCCGCGACCACGGCGACAGCCGCTGCACCGACGCACCACGGGGAGGGGAAACCACTGTGACCAGGTGGGATGTCAAAAATTCGGCCAGCAAAGCTGGTTTGCCAATTTCTTCCGAGGAGGACCACAGGACGAAGAGCGACGTCGCGCCCAGCGGCGCCGGAACAGCCCAGGAAACAGCAGGCCGTCTCCGCGCCTCACAGAATTTCGACTTCGACCAACTGACGGACCGGGAGCGCCAGGTCCTCGCACTTCTCGCTGACGGCCCGTCCAATCGCGTGATCGCCAGACGGCTCGGCATAGCGGAACGCACCGCAAAAGCGCATCTGACAAATCTGATGCGAAAGCTGAACATTCAAACGCGGCTCGAAGCAGCTTTGATCTCCAATCTGCACAGAGAAGGCAGCCGCTTCTTCGAGGAGTGCCCTTAAGGGCTATGCCCCAAGGTCCAATGGGCAGAACAGCCTTCTGTGCGGCACCTTTATTCCCGTCGGCCGGACAGGCCGACCGGGCGACCCGCCTTGGGCGCCTCAATGGAATTAAGGGGAGGAACTATGCACAAGAAGACACGCGCGGTCGCCGCTTCGGTGGTCGCCGCTGTGGCTCTGGGTGTGGCTGCACCCGCAGCGTCGGCCGTTTCCGCTCAGCGGACCGTTGCCGCTGTCGCGTCGTCGCACGGTGTCGCCGCGCCGGCGGCCGCGGTGGAGGTGTATCCCGAGGTCGAGCTCAGCTCCGAGGCCTCGGCCCGTGCGGAGGGGGAGCGGGTCGCGCAGGGCAAGCTCAGCGCGCTCAAGGAGCTGCTCAAGAAGAGCAAGCCGCTGTTCAAGGAAGCCGTGAAGGCCGCGAAGAAGGGGAAGGCCGCCTTCGACAAGTGGGTCAACAGCCTTTCGAACCTCAATCCTGTGAAGTGGGCGATCAAGGCGTCGCCGAGCTACATCATCACTGAGCTGATCGCCTGGCTGGCCCAGCAGGTCATCTGATCGAACGAAGCGGGGCTCCTCCCAGGTCTCGGGGAGGAGCCCCGCTCTAGAGGGGGAGGAACATATGAAGAAGCCGATCGGACAGACAGTCGCGGACAACATGTGGGGAATGGCGGCGTTGTTCGTCTGCGCTTCTTTCATTTTGTTTGTTTTCATCCGCACCGAGAACGCAAGAACGGTCGGCTGGGTCCTCTACTACTGCGGCTGGATTCCGCCCGTGAGCATGAGCCTCTGGTGTCTGGTACGGCGGGAAAGGCTCGGCATCGGCGCCCTGTTTTCATTCACCCTGCTCATCGTGTCCGGATTTCTCTTCTGGTTGAACCATGGCTGACCTGAAAGCCCCGTCGCCTTTGGTGACCGCCCAGGGACTGACCAAAGATTTCCGCGGACACCGAGTTCTTTCCGGCGTTTGCCTGCAATTGTTCCCGCACCGGGTGACCGGATTCCTCGGGGCGAACGGGGCGGGAAAGACCACGGCCATCCGGATGATGCTCGGTCTGTTGCCGGGGAGCGGCGAAACGCTTTTCATGGGGCGCTCCCTCGCTCAGTGGCGTGCTCCGGCCGAGGTGGTCGGCGCAGTTCTCGGCGGCGTCGCCGGACACCCCGAGCACTCGGTGCGGATGCACTTGAGGATGGTGGCCGCCGGCATCGGCGTTCCAGGTACACGTGAGGACGAGGTCTTGAGCAGGGTCGGCATGCAGGAGGCCGCCGGGCTGCGCCTCGGGCGTCTTTCCCTCGGCATGGGTCAGCGCGTGGCGATCGCGCAGGCGCTCCTCGGCGATCCCCGTGTCCTGATCCTCGATGAGCCGACCAACGGACTCGACCCGCACTCCGTGCGTTGGCTGCGTGTCTTCCTCCGGGACTTCGCCGACGACGGTCGTGCCGTTCTGGTGTCGAGCCATCAGCTGGCCGAGATGGAGCAGTTGGCCGACGAGGTCGTCGTCCTGGCGAGGGGCCGAGTCGTCGCCGACACATCCATGGCAGAGCTCTCCGGGATCGCTCACGGACGAGTCGGCGTTCAGAGCCCCGCACTGGACAAGTTGACTCAACTGGTCGAGCAACAAGGCGGGACCCTCAAGGTCACCGGTCCCGGTACCGCCGGCATCACAGGGTTGTCGAGGTTCCAGGTCG contains these protein-coding regions:
- a CDS encoding helix-turn-helix transcriptional regulator; protein product: MAGRGTDEHPHGADRLCDSGDRVYSRAVRRGRVPRRDAAPVPCLLELALLHPDPDDMDWLVPTAPQEVMTRLLRGMYEEVSASRRRVGSVVAAFEWYTGLGPQPPASPSAREGPAIRVLDGLARIQAAMDEATQACTTEVLTVQPGGIRREAELSEGLHRATALRGRGVRMRDLYTHVARHGQGLHTYLELMGDAVEARTLDEVTERLILFDRTVAFIPANSERTMALELRHPALVEYLGTVFERLWRLAIPLTAPLPDTGIEGISHRERSIAALLAEGHQDAVIAERLGISVRTCRAHIARLSETLGAASRTQLGVRIAQAGLDGARGPAVTLPGREFRTAR
- a CDS encoding ABC transporter ATP-binding protein; this encodes MADLKAPSPLVTAQGLTKDFRGHRVLSGVCLQLFPHRVTGFLGANGAGKTTAIRMMLGLLPGSGETLFMGRSLAQWRAPAEVVGAVLGGVAGHPEHSVRMHLRMVAAGIGVPGTREDEVLSRVGMQEAAGLRLGRLSLGMGQRVAIAQALLGDPRVLILDEPTNGLDPHSVRWLRVFLRDFADDGRAVLVSSHQLAEMEQLADEVVVLARGRVVADTSMAELSGIAHGRVGVQSPALDKLTQLVEQQGGTLKVTGPGTAGITGLSRFQVGDLAAEHSVPLHWLDERLTSLEEFYLSVADQEFESR
- a CDS encoding LuxR C-terminal-related transcriptional regulator, whose protein sequence is MTACTRDHEAEELCDSGAELYARALRDGPLPAEEARETPCPVDTGLLRPSLDDPGRLVPVPPTVALHRLLRFSGERVAAQRRREERLTEVFQQLIRIGEPCAEETGAPTLSVLNGQERINGAVAEALGEGTTELLCIQPHIHYHTSEDARTAQAAAMVRDQEFLDRGGRIRVLYPHTQRHIPLVVARYEQLKGDAQARTLDEVAGRLIIIDGTVAYIPGDREAERSVALEIRHPAVITYLVNMFDRFWRLATPMHPRAVQPPSLNGITARQRAIARFLVEGHTDAVIADRLGMNVRTARVHIAKLASTLGSRSRAQLGYLIGQSGILDRAE
- a CDS encoding helix-turn-helix transcriptional regulator, which codes for MATNGTKATHPHSVTTLCLEGSRLYADALRAGHILRTDVEIAPCLMELALLHPDPDDPSRLRPVPPSVALAQRLNPIEREITERRRLSITLAEAFEPFMDISTQETSPPHSITVLEGLDRINTALDLATAQCHSEMLTVQPSGHRRPENRLLEALERDRPLIERGVRIRTLYQHTARFSPDRLAYVDHFTDGKVEYRTIDELVERLVICDETVAFIPISEDRQVALELRHPGLVRYLVKVFEFMWNRAVPLSAGAPYETAPDGITEIQHSIAKLLVEGHVDEAIARRLGMNVRTCRAHIAKLASALGSGSRAQLGYLIAQSGILNQNQ
- a CDS encoding helix-turn-helix domain-containing protein, giving the protein MVDDHSGIPSGTWRRRDHGDSRCTDAPRGGETTVTRWDVKNSASKAGLPISSEEDHRTKSDVAPSGAGTAQETAGRLRASQNFDFDQLTDRERQVLALLADGPSNRVIARRLGIAERTAKAHLTNLMRKLNIQTRLEAALISNLHREGSRFFEECP